From the genome of bacterium BMS3Abin02:
TAGCGCCGGCCTTCGAGCATTCGGCCGGTGAATTCGTCGACGATCTTCACTTCGCCGTGGTCGACGAGGTAGGCGACGTCGCGCAGATAGAGTTCCTTGGCTCTCAAAGCGGCGTCGAGGTGATGGACGAAGTCCACGCTCGTGTAATCGAACATGTTCTCGATACCGAGGATCTGCTCCACACGGGCGACGCCTTCCTCGGTGGTGAGCACCTGACGCTTCCCCTCGTCGACGGTGTAGTGGACGTCCTTGGTCAGGCGGCGCACGATCTTGGCGAACTCTCGGTACCACTTGGCCGTATCGGCGACCACACCGCTGATGATCAGCGGCGTCCTGGCCTCGTCGACGAGGATCGAGTCGACCTCGTCGACGATCGCATAGTGATGCCCCCGCTGTACGAGGTCCTCGATCCTCATGGCCATGTTGTCACGCAGGTAGTCGAAGCCGAATTCGTTGTTGGTCGCGTAGGTGATGTCGGCCGCATAGGCGGGGCGGCGCTCTTCGGGCGTCATCGCTCCCTGGATCAACCCGACCTTCAACCCCAGGAATCGGTAGATCCCACCCATCCACGCCGCGTCGCGTGACGCGAGGTAGTCGTTGACGGTGACCATGTGCACGCCTTCGCCACCGAGTGCATTGAGGTAGGCGGGCATGGTCGAGACGAGGGTCTTGCCTTCGCCGGTCTTCATCTCGGCGATCATCCCTGCATGCAGTGCTGCTGCGCCGATCACCTGGACGTCGAAGTGGCGCTGACCGAGGACCCGCTTCGCCGCCTCTCGAACCACGGCGAACGCCTCTATCTCGAGGTCATCGAGCGTTTCGCCGTCGGTCAAACGCCGGCGGAACTCGACGGTCTTGGCTCGCAAGGCCGCATCGTCGAGAGCCTCCATCTCAGGTTCGAGCACGTTGACCGCCTCGGCGATCTCCCCGAGATCTCTGAGAATACGCGACTCTCCGGCATGCAGGACTTTGTTGATCAGCGACATTGCCGACTCATCTTATCGGCGCGACAGCCTATCTCTGCGAGCTTCCCCCGCGAGGCTCGCTCTGCTCGCCGTACGCCGTCCTCGGTACCGGAACCGAATTCGCGACCAGACCGCCGGGCGACCGTGACGGCTCGTGCCGACGGCTGATGACTGACGACTCTCTACACCATCTGCACGATGACACCGACCCGCTCGAGCAGCGCGGCCGCTTCGACGCCGACCGTCTCCGGAAGCAACTGGTCGGCAACCGTCCGCTCCCCGATTGTCGCCTCGACAGGTTCCTCCAGAAGCGCTTCTCCGGAGGGACGAAGCAGCACGACGTCGGGTGCACCGCCGCCTTCGTTGGCGCGAGTGACCATCACGACATCTCCATCGGAGAGTTCGAGTAGTGATCCGGGCGGATAGACGCCAACCATCTCGATGAACGCCCTGGTGAAATCCGGGTCGTAGATCGAGCCCGCGCCGGCCAGCAGGACGTGCAAGGCGCGGTTGGGCGTCTCTGCCCTGCGGTAGGAGCGCCGAGTCGTGATCGCGTCGTAGGTGTCGGCAGTGGCGACAAGCCTGCTGTAGAAGTGCAGATCCCGTAACGATCTTCCGGCCGGCGGGTAACCCAGGCCGTCATACCGGGCGTGGTGTTCGAACGCCACTGTCGCGGCGATCTCTTGATCCGGTGCCGCCGCGGCGAGGATCGCCGCAGCCCCCTCCTGCGGATGCAGTTTGATCTGACGCCATTGTTCGGCGTCGAGCCGGCCCGGATACTGCAGGATCGACGGCGCGACCCGCACCTTGCCGATGTCGTGGAGCAACGCTCCCATCGCGAGGGCCGACATCTGGTCCTTCGGCAGACCGATCGATCGACCCATCGCGATCGAGAGAATGCAGACGTTCACCGAATGGAAGAACGTGTACTCGTCGTGACTCTTCATCGTCGAGAGGAGCAGCGATGCGGCGGGCTGAGAAATGGTCTGTTCGACCAGATGCTCGACCGCCCACGCCACTCCCGACAGGTCGAACTGTTCGTCGCGCTCGATTGCCGCCGCCATCCCGCGTAGCACGTCGAGTGAACGCGAATACGACCTGCGCACACCGCCGGTGCCGTCGGTTTCCAGATCGTCTCTGGTGAACGGCGACTCGTTGAGCCGGATCGTCGCTTCGGCAGGAACGTCACCGCTCAACCCGGCGATGAAGGCTCCGAGGTCTGCGACATCTGCTCCTGCGACCGGAGCGTTGAACGTGATCGATTCGATACCCCGGGACTGGAGCGTTCGCAAGAGACTGCTGAGCTCCAGCGAGGCATGAGGCAGGATCGACCGTCCAAGGTGGATGGAGTCGCCGAACAGGGTGACGACCGCCTCGCCGTCTTCCCTGCGGGCCAGCGTTTCCGCGGCCGTCGTGGCCGCCTCGAGTGCCTCGCCGGTCGATGGGTGACCGGTCGGGTACAGACTCATCTGACGTGCCAGTGCCTGGATGCTACGAAGAGCCGTGCGGGCAGCCTGTTCTCTGATCATGCGCGAGCTCCGAGTGCTTCCCTCGCTGCGGCCCGCAGCGCCCGTCCTCGACCGGTGAGGACGAATCGGCGCCCCGCGACGGCCCTGAGCGCATCCTCGCACCGGGGACTCTCACACTCCCCGAGGTGCCGAATGACTTCCGCCTTTTCCGCCGCCGTGAGACGGCCGTTCAGCGCTTCGATCAGATAGCCTTCGGCCTTCGCTCCCGATCGGGCTGCGAGCAGACCGACCGCGGCGCGCCGAACCACCTCGTGGTCGTCGCCAAGTGCGCCCCCTACGTGCTCGATCGCGGCGGCATCGATCGTGTTGAGGGCTCTCAGAGCCTCGACACGCACTCGATGGTCTCCATGAGCGAGCAGTTTGACCAGTTCGGGCACCGCCGCCGGGTTGCCGGAGGCTCGGAGAACGGTCGCCAGGTTCCTGACCACGTACCATCGATCGTCGTCGAGAGCGACCAGGACCGGCCCAAGATCGCGTTCGGCCGCCGTGCCGAGGATATCGATCAGCACCTTCCTGCGGGAACGGTCCTCCTCTTCTGCGAGAAGACCGAGCACGATGCCCATCTTCATCGCTCCGAGCTTCTCAACCAGGCGTCGCGCTGCTTCTGAGCCGGTGTCGGCCACTTCATTGACGAGCAAGTCGATCATATCCCGGGTACACGCAAGCTCGAGAGCCTCCTGGACCTCGCGGCGGCGCTCCGGCGAATACGTCGGTGCGTCCGTCACACTGCGAACCCACAATTCTGCGTGCCGGAAGTGCTGCCGCCGGACATTCGCGATGATCTTGCCGGTGAGCAGACGCATCAACCGCCGAAAGCGATCGTCGCGATCCTCGACGGCGAGGAGGCCACGGAACGTGTCGAGGGTGTGGTAGAAGTGGCGCCGAGGGTCGGGGAACTGCGGTCGCAGCTCCCCGATGGCGGACAGATCGGAGAGGCTCCTCGCCGCGGCGCCGCGCAGGCGCTCTTGAACACGCGCGGTGACGATCTGCACGGCGTCCGGCGTTCCGTCTCCCGTATCGAGCAATCCGAGGAGTTCGACTGGCCGGCGATCCGCTTCGTCGGTTTGGATCCGTGCATAGTCGAGGAGGAGGGCGAAACCGGCCGAATCGAGTCTGGGAGCGATGCGTGCCAGCTCATGGCCGGCAAACTGGTCGAGGAAGAGGCGGTCGACAGGGTCGTCGAAGGCGCCCAGGAATGGTTCCAGGACCGCCACCATGAACTGCTCACCCATGGAGAAGAACGCCTCGACGAACGCGAGGACGACCTGCTCGAGGGCTGCGACGTCGGACTCGTCGATCAACCGGTAGGTCTCGCGGAAACGAGTGTGGAACAACGCTGCAAGCAGCGCGGGATCTCCTTCGACCTGCTCGATGAGCACGGCGGCAAACTCGACAGGATCCATCGCGCCGGCCATCGCATCCCGCACGACATCATCGCGTTCGAACGTAGGCCCCTCCGCCCCAACGGAGAGCGGGATCCTCGTGACGACGGAAAGGCCGCTGACGCCTTCTCGCATGAGGAGCGCGGGAACCCCCCCACCTTGTTCGACCGCCTGTTCCTCCAGCGCGAGCACACGCAAGAACAGGGCCAGGTCGCGATCCGACGGAGGATCGGTCAATCCAAGCGACGCGATGTTGTGCACATAGCACCGTTGCGCGAGCCGTTCTGCCGCCTCGCGGGTGACTTGCACCTCTTGGTCGTCGCAAAGGAAGAACCCGGGCCCGACATCGAGCCAGACGTTCCTGATCGCTGCAGTCGCACGAAGCGACTCTCCGATCCGGTGAAACGAGGGTTGTGTCTCCGGATCCGGATACAGGTTGTACACGGTCCAGGCGCCCGCCAATGCCTCGACCACTCCGGCGGCACCCGTCTCGTCATCCACATCTACCCGCCGATCTGAATCAATTCCTCGCGTACAGCGTAGAGGACGGCTTCGTTTCTCGAATGCAATCCGAGTTTGTCGAGGATATTGCGAACGTGGTTCTTGACCGTGTTCTCGGAGATGTACAGCTTCTCACCGATCTGGCGACTGGTCATACCTGAGGAAATGAGGCCGAGCACTTCGAGCTCACGGCCCGTGAGTTCCGGCTTGCGCCTGGAGATGACCTCCCGATGTTTGAGCAGACCGGCGACCGTATCGAACAGTTTCGCTCCCATGCGCGGGGAAACAACGGCTCCACCTTCCCACACGGCGCGCATCGACTCGACGAGCTCCGGGAACGGGGTGTCCTTGACGACGTATCCCCTGGCGCCGGACTTGATGGCCGACAGCAGGTCCTCCTCCGATTCGCTGGACGTGAGCAGGACGACATTCGCGCCGCCCGAAGCCTCTCGAATCGAACCGACGACCTCCAGGCCCGACATGCCCGGCATCAACACATCGAGCACAACCATGTCCGGCCGAAGTGAGCGGGCCATCGTCAACGCCGTCATCGCATCCTCGGCCTGGCCGACGACATCGAACCCCGCGTTCACGAGCGCGGCAGAGAGCCCGGTAACGAACAGCGGAGAGTCGTCGACGACCAGTACGGTGATCATGCGGGCTCGATCAGTCCATACGATCCGTCGCGCCGCCGGTAGAGGACGCTCGACATGTCACTTTCTGCATTGTGGAAGAAGAAGAACCCGTGGCC
Proteins encoded in this window:
- the rpfG_3 gene encoding cyclic di-GMP phosphodiesterase response regulator RpfG; the protein is MIREQAARTALRSIQALARQMSLYPTGHPSTGEALEAATTAAETLARREDGEAVVTLFGDSIHLGRSILPHASLELSSLLRTLQSRGIESITFNAPVAGADVADLGAFIAGLSGDVPAEATIRLNESPFTRDDLETDGTGGVRRSYSRSLDVLRGMAAAIERDEQFDLSGVAWAVEHLVEQTISQPAASLLLSTMKSHDEYTFFHSVNVCILSIAMGRSIGLPKDQMSALAMGALLHDIGKVRVAPSILQYPGRLDAEQWRQIKLHPQEGAAAILAAAAPDQEIAATVAFEHHARYDGLGYPPAGRSLRDLHFYSRLVATADTYDAITTRRSYRRAETPNRALHVLLAGAGSIYDPDFTRAFIEMVGVYPPGSLLELSDGDVVMVTRANEGGGAPDVVLLRPSGEALLEEPVEATIGERTVADQLLPETVGVEAAALLERVGVIVQMV
- the degU_2 gene encoding transcriptional regulatory protein DegU codes for the protein MITVLVVDDSPLFVTGLSAALVNAGFDVVGQAEDAMTALTMARSLRPDMVVLDVLMPGMSGLEVVGSIREASGGANVVLLTSSESEEDLLSAIKSGARGYVVKDTPFPELVESMRAVWEGGAVVSPRMGAKLFDTVAGLLKHREVISRRKPELTGRELEVLGLISSGMTSRQIGEKLYISENTVKNHVRNILDKLGLHSRNEAVLYAVREELIQIGG